In the genome of Scylla paramamosain isolate STU-SP2022 chromosome 49, ASM3559412v1, whole genome shotgun sequence, one region contains:
- the LOC135095432 gene encoding uncharacterized protein LOC135095432, with product MFVFIVVVMVVVAVNTTTSLDPDLLGEIENRDARDWEALWSEERLALCRLRLRHNLDSICGKDVFRRSAPPHPAAPPPEPPLYDGDGARKNVEEEEEEEEEEEEEEGARVVGEKRMGGEGVSLHLPSTTIEISHPSPPNPEEGGQEGERSPLLRVQQANLFVTTWIRGGGGGGRGGGGGGRERQKRGGRGGGGGVGRWHRYPSKYPRYPLHPRYPRHAPSITSECCTEVGCTWEEYAEYCPSSSRLRPGVKLI from the exons attgtggtggtgatggtggtggtagcggtcaACACTACCACCTCTCTTGACCCTGACCTGCTTGGGGAGATTGAGAACAg GGACGCGCGTGACTGGGAGGCCCTTTGGAGTGAGGAACGCCTTGCCCTCTGTCGCCTCCGTCTGCGTCACAACCTTGACTCAATTTGTGGCAAGGATGTCTTTAGAAGgtccgccccgccccaccccgctgCCCCGCCCCCCGAGCCGCCCCTCTacg ATGGAGACGGCGCAAGGAAGaacgtggaagaagaagaagaagaagaagaggaggaggaggaggaggaaggggcgagggtggtgggagagaagaggatggggggagagggggtctcccttcatctcccctccaCGACCATTGAGATTAgccacccctctccccccaaccCGGAGGAGggggggcaggagggggagag ATCCCCACTCCTTCGCGTCCAACAAGCAAATTTATTCGTGACAACCtggatacgaggaggaggaggaggaggaagaggaggaggaggaggaggacgagaaagacaaaagagaggaggaagaggaggaggaggaggggtcggGAGGTGGCACAGGTACCCCTCCAAGTACCCACGCTACCCCCTGCACCCCCGCTACCCCCGCCACGCCCCCTCCATTACGTCAGAATGTTGTACAGAAGTGGGGTGCACATGGGAGGAATATGCTGAGTACTGCCCCTCCTCCAGCAGGCTCCGACCAGGGGTGAAGCTGATCTGA